One region of Blattabacterium cuenoti genomic DNA includes:
- the leuS gene encoding leucine--tRNA ligase, with product MEYNFREIEKRWQIYWKKHNVFHTKENEKIKKYYILNMFPYPSGTGLHVGHCLGYIASDVYARYKRAEGYNVLNPIGFDSFGLPAEQYAIQTGKHPNDTIRENSRRYKKQMNKIGLSFDWNRKLYTSNPNYYRWTQWMFIQIFNSWYDKNSEQAKSIDILIEEFNKNGNNFINANTTSNYKFNSKTWNQFNPYEKESILLDYRLAFLCKNTVNWCPDLGTVLANDEIKNGKSERGGYPVYKKKMLQWHIRISAYAERLIKGLNLIHCSQSLKKLQYNWIGKSIGVSILLKIISPIGEFNQIELFTSHPEMIFGMTFIVLSTDHPLAEKISIFSLQDHKNVLTYLTKEFSTYENTKNISGVFTGNYVLHPFISNKKIPIYISNFFTVNNQTKSMIGIPGDEEKSKKFAQKFGIEIIEVLDMNETCINSNFLNGLNRKQAKEKIIKVLLNKKIGKAKTSYKIRDAVFSRQRYWGEPIPIYFKNKIPKTIPVNKLPIILPKIDNFHPEDGKPPLSRAINWAWDEKNMKIVPNILIDQKYVFPIETSTMPSWAGSSWYFLRYMDAHNNKFFLDKEKENYWKNVDLYIGGSEHSTGHLIYARFWNKFLLDRGWITTEEPFKKILNQGMILSYSAIILKVIGENIFVSYGLKNKKHAYSSFQEVYVDLFLIKKNNELDINRFKKYRPEFYSSVFILERGVFFCKRKLEKMSKSKYNVINPDDIYEKYGSDIFRIYEMFLGPINQSKPWDEKKINGIKNFINKFWCLFHNNKIFKISEINPTFQEFQILHNTIKKIQNKMQSFSWNTSISLLMIITNQLTTLKCNKRKILEPLVQLIAPFAPHISEELWYKLGKRKSIIYYNIPIFNPKYIVEKEITYPIMFNGKLKFLEKFDSRTSIEEIKNKILSHPKTKFFLKKKTFQKLILVPKKVINILFK from the coding sequence ATGGAATATAATTTTCGTGAAATAGAAAAACGTTGGCAAATATATTGGAAAAAACATAACGTTTTTCATACAAAAGAGAATGAAAAAATAAAAAAATACTACATTTTGAATATGTTTCCTTATCCTTCTGGAACAGGTCTTCATGTAGGACATTGTTTAGGTTATATAGCATCAGATGTTTATGCTAGATATAAACGAGCAGAAGGATATAATGTTTTAAACCCCATAGGATTTGATTCCTTTGGACTTCCTGCAGAACAATATGCTATACAAACAGGAAAACATCCTAACGATACCATTCGTGAAAATTCACGTAGATATAAAAAACAAATGAATAAAATAGGACTTTCTTTTGACTGGAATAGAAAATTATATACTAGTAATCCAAATTATTATCGATGGACTCAATGGATGTTTATTCAAATTTTTAATTCTTGGTATGATAAAAATAGTGAACAAGCTAAATCTATAGATATTTTAATTGAAGAATTTAATAAAAACGGAAATAATTTCATTAACGCAAACACTACGTCAAATTATAAATTCAATTCAAAAACATGGAATCAATTTAATCCATACGAAAAAGAATCTATTCTTTTAGATTACAGATTAGCTTTTTTATGTAAAAATACAGTTAATTGGTGTCCGGATTTAGGAACGGTATTAGCCAATGATGAAATAAAAAATGGAAAAAGTGAAAGAGGAGGATATCCAGTATACAAAAAAAAAATGTTACAATGGCATATAAGAATTTCTGCATATGCAGAAAGACTCATAAAAGGATTAAATCTTATTCATTGTTCTCAATCTTTAAAAAAATTACAATATAATTGGATAGGAAAATCAATAGGAGTTTCTATTTTATTAAAAATTATTTCACCTATTGGTGAATTTAATCAAATTGAATTATTTACTTCTCATCCAGAAATGATATTTGGAATGACTTTCATCGTATTATCTACAGATCACCCTCTTGCAGAAAAGATAAGTATTTTTTCTTTACAAGATCATAAAAATGTTTTAACATATCTTACTAAAGAATTTTCCACATACGAAAATACGAAAAATATTTCTGGGGTTTTTACAGGAAATTATGTTTTACATCCTTTTATTTCTAATAAAAAAATTCCCATTTATATCAGTAATTTTTTCACTGTAAATAATCAAACTAAATCTATGATAGGAATCCCTGGGGATGAAGAAAAAAGTAAAAAATTTGCCCAAAAATTTGGAATAGAAATCATAGAAGTTTTAGATATGAATGAAACATGTATTAATTCTAATTTTTTAAATGGATTAAATCGTAAACAAGCAAAAGAGAAAATCATAAAAGTTCTCCTAAATAAAAAAATAGGAAAAGCTAAAACTAGTTATAAGATTCGTGATGCTGTTTTTTCTAGACAAAGATATTGGGGAGAACCAATTCCTATTTATTTCAAAAATAAAATCCCCAAAACAATTCCCGTTAATAAATTACCTATTATACTTCCCAAAATAGATAATTTTCATCCTGAAGATGGAAAACCTCCATTAAGTCGAGCTATAAATTGGGCTTGGGATGAAAAAAATATGAAAATTGTTCCTAATATTCTTATTGATCAAAAATATGTTTTTCCAATAGAAACTAGTACAATGCCTAGTTGGGCAGGATCAAGTTGGTATTTTCTTAGATATATGGACGCGCATAATAATAAATTTTTTCTTGATAAAGAAAAAGAAAATTATTGGAAAAACGTTGATTTATATATTGGTGGATCTGAACATAGTACTGGGCATTTGATCTATGCTAGATTTTGGAACAAATTTTTACTAGATAGAGGATGGATCACGACTGAGGAGCCTTTCAAAAAAATATTGAATCAAGGAATGATTTTGAGTTATTCTGCTATTATACTTAAAGTAATAGGGGAAAATATTTTTGTGTCTTATGGATTAAAAAATAAAAAACATGCATATTCTTCTTTTCAAGAAGTATATGTGGATCTCTTTTTAATTAAAAAAAACAATGAATTAGATATTAATAGGTTTAAGAAATACAGGCCTGAATTTTATTCATCTGTTTTTATTTTGGAAAGAGGGGTCTTTTTTTGTAAAAGGAAATTGGAAAAAATGTCAAAATCTAAATATAATGTAATAAATCCTGATGATATTTATGAAAAATATGGATCAGATATATTTCGTATTTATGAAATGTTTTTAGGTCCTATTAATCAATCTAAACCTTGGGATGAAAAAAAAATAAATGGAATAAAAAATTTTATAAATAAATTTTGGTGTTTATTTCATAATAATAAAATCTTTAAAATAAGTGAAATCAATCCAACATTTCAAGAATTTCAAATTTTACATAACACCATAAAAAAAATACAAAATAAAATGCAATCTTTTTCTTGGAATACATCTATTAGTTTATTAATGATAATAACTAATCAGTTAACTACGTTAAAATGTAATAAAAGAAAAATATTAGAACCTTTGGTTCAATTGATAGCTCCATTTGCTCCTCATATATCCGAAGAATTATGGTATAAGCTGGGGAAAAGAAAATCTATTATATATTATAATATTCCAATTTTTAATCCAAAATATATAGTGGAAAAAGAAATAACATATCCGATTATGTTTAATGGAAAATTAAAATTTTTAGAAAAATTTGATTCTAGAACTTCAATAGAAGAAATAAAAAATAAAATATTGAGTCATCCTAAAACAAAGTTTTTTTTGAAAAAAAAGACTTTTCAAAAATTAATTTTAGTCCCTAAAAAAGTAATAAATATTTTATTTAAATAA